The stretch of DNA TGGGTATGCAGAATAAGTAGCAGTGGGAGGATATGAATGTGCAGTTGGATAGATACCAAATCTATCAGATAGAGAGTGAACAAGACACAGACTGTGACAGCAGATTCGGATGCTGCCAAtatcccctcctgctgctgtatGTGCTACATGGGATCTCACCCTTTCCATCAGCAGAGGTTCCAAGGGTTTTGCAACCACCCATTTGGAGGTAGAGGAAATAACTTGCTACTGTAGAAATAAATTATCTCCACCAATGAGCTCACTGAAAAGCACTTCAAGAAAAACCCTGGCCCAAGTTCCTCTTTACTTCAGTAAGGCCAGGATTTCATCCTGCACCTCTGTGTGAGTGCTCTTGCATGAAGAATTGGCCCTTTCTAAGCTCAGTTTTTTCTTCAGGCAATGCCTGTGGAAGCAGCCTGTGCAGAAGGCTGCCAGCCCTGAGGACTGTTCTGCGGCAGAAGCTGCATTTCCTTGCAAGTGTAAGGAAATACCTTTCCTTACAATACCTTTTGTGTGTCCAACACAACTTATCAGCATGTACGAACTCATACAGAAACCCCCCAGAGGAACAAGCTACCTTTCTGGACATGAAATCAGGGAGCAAGCATGGAAATGATGAGCATAACTATTGGCCCTCTGAGAGGAGACAGTGAAACAGTGGAAGCTCCCTCTCTCCAAATGattaatttctgaaatttctgaatttctgtctGAAACAGGAGCTCACACAGCAGAAATGCTGGGGCACTTTGCAGCAGCATTGTAGCCTCTGTCCTGATTTGTCACAGAATCAAGTTAGGAAGGGAATTCTGGAGGTCTCTGGGCCAAAGACCCgcccagagcagggccagcCAAGTTTCAGACATTTCCAGGAATGGAAATCCCACAACGTCCCTGAAGCCCTGTTCtcgtgtttgaccaccctcacagtgaaaatattttccagctagTAAGTAACATGGCCATTGCCTCTTATTCCTCTGAGAAAAAATCCCTGCTTCACCTTTACACCTTCTCACTAGGTAGCTGCAGACAGGAATACCTAGTGAGAAGATTGGGACCTTGGGTCCTCTAGCCCTCTCTTGTTAAGGCTGATCAAACCCACCGCTCATCTTCCTCTAATATGCCAGGTGCTCCGTCCCCTGACCATTCTGGTAGCCACTTGCTACTGCTCCCAGTACATCAGTGAAGAACCAGCTGTGGAGCACACCAACCCACGGGGCAGGAAGGACACTCTGGCACTGTGCAGATGGGTGCAGTAAAATCTCTAGCAGGGAGCAAGGTGGGCTGTCTTAGTGACTCATATTCAGCATGAGAGCCTTTGGTGCATCCCTGacacttctttccattttaaagggacctgctgcaggCATTTGTTCTATGAAGAGTTGAAAGAAAATGTCAGGATGAGAAGGTGGAAAATGCTGGGCTGTTTGGATTTTATACTATGTCTCCTGCTCATTTCTGTATCCCTCTACATGGTAGATAAAGCAATGTCTGGGCAGACACAAGAAGAGATGGGCAACCTCTCACCCGTCTCTGTAGGCAACACTGATTAGCTGCCTCACcagtagaaaattaaaatcttgCTTTACTATTCCCATCAGCTTTTTCTCCAGCACCTAGCTAGGcctttcctcttcatttccctATAATTGTGCACATTTCCAGGAGCAGACAGACTAAACTGGTCTACAAGCAAGGAGCCGGATGGTCTTGCAGACAGGCTCAGCTCCCTGTTGAAGATGCAGTGAGAGCTGCCCAGCCTGTGGGTGTGCCTGCCGGATGCATACAGCCCCCCCCGCACCATTCTCATGCGCTGAAACTGCCAGCGCTGAGACAGCCCTTCTTCTAGCTCATTTTTCCTGTGCAAAACCacaaacattattttctaaTGACTGTGGGCACTTCTCATTTAAATTTTGGAGAAAACAACTACGCTTTGAACTTTCAGAACAAGATATCTTATAACGGAGAGTATGTGTTGCCAactggcacaaaaaaaaaaaaaatcctttgagaAATGACTACAAAACAAGAGGTCAGAACTTCACAGCCCACACTACAAACAGCACTCTAGCAGTGAAATGTTAGGAGAAAATGTATGTAGAGTAAAAAGAGCCATCCACAGGGGAGTTTGTTGTAGTTACCAGTACATCATATGAAACTTCTTGGGCAAGGGCTCTAACATACTTTTTACTTCATGCTTAGCACTGCAAGGCTTATTTAAACAGAGGCTGTGGAAGTTATTGTGCTCAGTGAAACATGGGCATGTAAGCTGGGATTCCACACGCTTTGCTCCAAGGGTCAATAGTTAAAGACCATTGGTGTCTACCACTGTGCCTCTGCTCTCCTTGCAGTCAAAGGGGGTTTCATCAACACGATCAGGAGAGTCCAGAAAGCAGTCCGTCTATCTTGTCTTAAAACAGACTTCGTCCAACCTGCATTGGATCAGATGCACTGCTCTTCACTGGCTGTATCTCCCAGTAGCAGGAGATGTAAAGCATCCCTATTAGATACAGCTTAGGGTCACTAAACTGAATCCCACCTTTGTATCAATGGGGGTTCTTGTAAGAGAATCACAACACTGTGACCAAGGGGTAGTTATTAGGTGCAGCTTTGTTAACACTGaccttttctttcagtttcagcTTTAACAGGTGTTTTGGCCATGCGGTCATGGCCCTGGGCTTCTGCACAGCACATCACATTCAATTTCCCTTCATTTCCTACAGAGAGCACAAATAATGGATACTTACAAGTTCTTTACCCAAGCCAAGGAGCAGCCCTAATGCAATAACATATGCACTCCTCTAGCAATTTTGATTCCCTGCTTACAAAAGTCTTTACAGAGACTTAGTGTCACATCCCAAGGGAGCGCAGAGGAATGGTGTGTGCCCCAAGTTTTTGGATCTGCAAACAAGTGAGCCCAGAGATCATGCATCATCACCTTATACACTGTCTGGGTGAAGTCTAACCTTGAGCTAATGAGCCCTGGCTCCAATCTGACTACCTTGCACTCAAGGCAGAAGCACTCACATTATGCTTTGGTGCTTGAGGAAAAGTGTCAATACAGTTTCTCTTCATTTGATAtaagaggatttttttaaaaactcatcAAAGATATGCTTGCTCCCAATGGATGTCCCAGTGCAATCTTTGCTTCTGCCACATAAACATGCATTTGCTCAGGCGTGGCCAAGCTGGGCATCTTACCACACTTCCACCCTGGGGTTAACATCTGGGGTTATGCTCAGCTCTAGTTGATACTGACAGGCATCTCATGCTGATCAGCAGCTACATTTAGATTATCACTTCCTGAGTACTGTCCAGCCAACTGGGAGAGTGTCCACACTCCTCATGCTGTAATGCACTCCTTGCAGAGCTCAACTATTCGGATGTCACTTTGCTGCTACTCTGCTCCTCATTTGCTGAGAAGGGTCTTATTCAACAGCCTTTAACATTCTCACTTATTTCTTCTTATACTAAAGAGCTAATTTTCAGTGAAGTACATATAACAGAAGAGTCTAGACTTATTTTAGTAATCTACCATCACCTCCACAGTCATACAACTCTCACTAGCCAAAATTGTGACATAATCCCAAAGCAAGTGTGTTGGTGAGGTTTCTCAGTATTGCACCATAGCAGATGCTGGCTCTCTCTCtaacaattttttcttttcccttgtcaTTCATGTTGTCTCTAGCCAGAAAATTCATCATGGCAGAAGCATTCCCAGAAGTGACAACTGAATACGCTTACGATGAATATGCTTTTACCTGTGATAAAACTGACATCCAAGaatttgggaaaatatttctgctgataTTTTACATTGTTGTGTTTGCTCTTGGCCTCATGGGGAATCTCATGGTGGTTTTTGCCATTTTGAGAGCAGGAAGTAAAAAAAGCATCACTGACATTTATCTTCTAAACTTGGCTGTCTCGGACCTTCTCTTTGTGGTCTCCCTCCCCTTCTGGGCTTCCAATACAGTGCGGGGGTGGACCCTTGGGACTATCCCATGCACAGTTGTTTCTTCACTGTATTATATCGGTTTCTTTGGGGGAATGTTTTTTATCACGGTGATCAGTATCGACAGATATTTGGCTATTGTCCGGGCAACGTACTCTCTGAAATCCAGAACCATGAAGCAGGGCTTTCTGATAACCTGCGGAGTATGGGCaacagcagttttattttcagtgccaCATTTTGTGTTTTCCCAGCTGTTAGAAAATGACTGCATTCCTGTGTTcccccaggagctggagaaCATCTGGCCAGTATTCTGCAATGTGGAACTGAACACCATAGGCTTTCTCATCCCAGTCTGTATCATATGCTATTGCTACTGTGGGATCATCAAAACCCTGCTGTcctgcaaaaatcagaaaaaaacacgAGCCATAAAACTGACCTTGGTTGtggtggttgtgttttttctcttttggtcCCCTTACAATGTGCTGATTTTTCTTGAGACTTTAAAGCATTATGAGTTATTTGTAAACTGCCAACAAATTAAATCACTGGACTACGCAATGCACCTGACTGAAACCGTTGCTTTCAGTCACTGCTGCCTCAATCCTCTTATCTATGCCTTTGCTGGGGAAAAATTCAGGAAATACCTTTACAGTGTTTGCTTAAAGTACTGCCCATGCCTGTGCTTCTGTGGGCCCTGCAGTCGCTACCAGGTCAGCTCTTCAGCTAGCTATGCAGAAAGCGCTGTGAACAGCAACATTACCCTAAACACCAGTGACCAGGATGGAACTGTCTTCCTCTGAAGTGAGAATGCCTCCtgtaaagaataaatatatgtaaatgtatGTAAATAGCCTTCTGCAGGGCTACCCATCACTGAGAGATTGCCATGGGAAAAGACCTATGACAGCACTGAACTACTGACATGCCTCTGGTTAAAGATTAAATATTCTAAAAtagtgaatattttaaaaacaaaagcagtactATATGTCAAGGCTGAACGGTGAATTGAatcaagagagagaaagaggataAGTAGAAGCAAAAGCAGCACCCTCTGCCCAGAACAGAGATGGAGAAGAATTTAAAGGTAGGGAAATTGTTACACAGTTTTGCCATCAACagttttgtgtgtatatatacctGAAGTGCAAATGTTCATAGACCTAAACTCCTGTTTTAAGGAAAGAGAGATTTCTTTAATGAGTGGTATCTGACTGTTAGCAAAGGGGAATACTTTTATTACTGTATATGGAGTTATATCTATATGGAAGTGATTTTGGGGTTATTGACTGCAACAAATGCTTTACCTGTGCTTTCATACCTAATAAAATCctactgttaaaataaattaaagaaaaaaaagaaaagtgttctTTCTGAATATGCATTTCATTCCAACAGTACACTCAGTGTTCATAGCATGCAATTACCAGAGCAAGGACTGTCCTGAAGGGTTCGGGACCTGACCCAGAGCTAATCAGTGCCAGCAGGCACCTCTCCTAATATCTGTGGGCAGAATATGGGAGAACCAGTTACTCAGCACGTCCCCAAGTGCTCTGCTGAGCGAGGGCCTGCATGAGCACATGCTAGGACAACTGGAATTGGAGGTATGGGCTGGGGTGTCATTGTGTTTGGCCATCGTTTGCAGTACTTGGTAAGTGCACACTTCATATCCAAGCTCTGCTTGCCCTACCTTGGAAACACCAACTGCGTCTGTATTATCACAAAAACAGCTTTGGGACAAAATAACTACTAATCCATGCTGTCTGCCACAACCTTTCTCAGACTTCATGGCCTCCCTCAACACAGTTCATTTTCCCATGGAGACCTTCATGCGTACCCAGATTTAGTGTGTTGCCGAGGACATATTTACTATGTGCACACAACAGCCCcccaaaatcctttttttttactcttgcaGTGACAATACTTTGGGGGTGGAAAACATCAATCAGACAAGACAATTGAGTGTCCTTTACCTGGACCTCCCTGGAAAGCTCCTGCCATTATCTGCTGCAAGGACGAGAGGGATATTATAGGACCTGTGGGCTGGAATTAAGCGTATGAAAAAAGGATTGTTGCTGCCTGGAAAGCTGAGATCACCATACAACCAAAAATCAAGGACCAGTCTTACAAAATGAGTCCATACCAATGGGAACTATGTTTATACATCAAGGGAACTGACAAAAATACCAGATGTGATGAAACGTTCTCGCTTACTgagtaacaaaaaaaagtttttcctgaGTATTCGTGGGAGGAGTAGGCCCTGTCTTTCTGGACCTCAACGACACCATGTTTTTAAGAAAGCCTCGAGGAAAGCCTTTCCATTCAGTAACTGAGTAATTTTCCCCATAcattaattaaacaaatattattgttattatttttttattattttatttatatattatttatttattattattatttttgctactGAATATTTACCACAATCTACAGCATAATAGTGCCTTTTCATAACATGTCCTATATTAGGTGTAAAAATATCGTACACACTCAACTTCTAAAATTTCAGCTGTAAGTAAGTGGATTTCCAGACTCCAGACCTCTTGGATAAGATTAAGTGTAGCTTAAGCATCACTTGAAATTAAAGTACTTTTCCAAGTTCAGTCTGTCTAGGCAAAGAGACTACCTGCCCCCACCCCCAAGCAAGTGATTCCTTGTGgtgtttttaagaaatgctAAGTGCAGACAGAAAGAGGAAGGTACTTGAGACTAAACAAGAAGTCATCTGCATGAAATCAGCCTGAAGAGGGTTTATCACTAGACGACTGAGTactgcaatctttttttttttttttccttctttcctttatttttcaggtAATGGTGAGCTGCCGAGTGGGAAGAGTAAAAGGTGGTTTTAAATATGACCCATACACCACCTCCAGAATGAAAAGGCCACGCCTGAGCTTTTGGCCAGCTCTCTAGGAAAGTCCCAGTCTTTCTACAAAAATCCTGCACATCACCAGCATGGTACATTGCAGCATACACGCCTTGAAGATGTGTCATCCCCAGTAGCGCAGACTTGCTACTGTGGGTCAAACTGCTTTGACAAGCCTGGTCTCTCTGCAATCCACACTGTGCAAACTGCATGTGCAAAAATCCCTCACTCCAGAGCTCCTGCTGACAACCTgcactttttctgtcttctttaaGACACAGTGCAATGCAGGGATTTCAAGGATTGTCAGCGTAACATCATTTTTTATGCCATGTATTCACAAGTTGTTATATAGAATTTGCTATTTATGTGCAAGGCCCATTTGCTCAATTTTTGAGCATCTGTGTGCGGTTAATAGCATCAAGAGGGTTTCCAGACATTGGTCTCTGCAACACAGAACTGTTGTAATTTCTTCTCAGAGCAGAAGTggcaaatatttgaaaactcGTTATAAACCAGAATAATCAGTTCTGTTTGGTTTGCATTCACAGGAAGAGCTCTGTTGCAATTGCCCTTTAAAATGTTCCAGCCTACATGAACCACATCAGTTCCCTAGGTTTCTGCTCATAGAAAcactgaatcacagaactgtctaGGTTAggagagacctccaagatcacctagttcaacctctgacctaacactaacaagtcctccactaagccatatcactaagttcaatatctaaacgtcttttaaagacctccagggatggtgactccaccacttccctgggcagcccattccaatgcctaacaaccctatcagtaaagttcttcctaatatccaacctaaaactcccctggtgcaactttagcccttcctccctcgtcctgtcaccaggcatgtgggagaacagaccaacccccacctcgctacagcctcctttaaggtacctctagagagcgataaggtctcccctgagcctcttcttctccaggctgaacaagcccagctccttcagccgctcctcataagacttgttctccagacccctcaccagcttcatcgcccttctctggaatcactcgagcacctccatgtccttcttgtagcgaggggcccaaaactgaacacactctttgggcctggctatccagccagtttttaacccaatgaagtgtaCACCAgaccaagccatgagcagccagtttcttgaggagaatgcagTGGGAAACGgtatcaaaagccttactgaagtcaaggtagaccacatccacagcctttccctcatccaccaagcatgtcactttgtcatagaaggagatcaggttcgtcaagcaggatctgcttTTCATAAATTCATGCTGACTGGACCTGAttgcctggttgccctgtaagtgccatgtgatgacactcaagataatctgctccatgagcttcccgggcactgaggtcaaactgacaggtcCATAGTTCCCTGGCTttaccctccagcccttcttgtagatgggcgtcatgtttgctagctgtcagtcaactgggaccttccccgatagccaggactgccgataaatgatggaaagaatCATCTTATACATTGCACTCCTGGAGGTATTCTTTACACCATTTGAGCCTGAATGAAAGCCCACTGGTGTCACTTTAAGGCCCTCTATTGAACTTTCAGTTAACTGCAGCCTTTATTCAGAGACACAACTTCTCTAGAAAAGCCTCTGCAGCAGGAAACTGGTGTTATCACACTACCCATCTCTATAGTTCAGTCACCAACCAATTAGCCCATAGATCTAAACATTGGGATATGCAGGCAATGGAGAGAAGCTGCAGGTCCCCTacaagaatcatagaatcatagaaccatagaatgggcGAATTGTTCAcccattgtatgatgtttttgttaagttgtatgctggacattttgtccagcaggatcctatgggaaaccatgtcaaaagccttgctgaagtccaaaaaggtcacatcagctggtttcccttggtcaactagatgggtgatcttgtcatagaaggaaatcaaatttgttaggcaggacctacccctcatgaacccatgttggctgggaccaatgactgcattgtcccccaggtgcgcctcaataacttcaagaatcaccttctccataattttaccaggcactgacgtgagactgacaggcctgtaattgccagggtcttctttcttacccttcttgaaaattggcacatttgccagcttcctcAGAGAGGGCAGAGTACACCTCCACCAGTCAATTTCCCTCTCTGACTCCCTGATGCTCCTGAGCCTGCTCACCTCCTCCTGAAGCTCCTCTacctggctgagcagctctTCGACCTGGGCACACCTCCCACAAGCATACCCCTCACTGCTGCTGTCGGATACTGACAGAAGACTCGGACACACCCTGCAGCCCAAGACCTGGACGGCGCTGTGTTTCCCTGAGCCCTGCATCTGAGCAGCCACATCGGTGACTGCGGCTGGAGAGGCCACAAGAGATGCGGAGGCCATGTTTTTCTGCCTGGTTGATACCATGGTCAGGTTTCTTGCAAGCAGGCTACCAGTACCAGTACCGAAGGCAGAGACCACTGCAGAGGAGCATCGAGCAGCCCTGCCCGCGCGAACTGCCGTGCCccgccctgtttgcccgtcctggtcGCCGCGCTCCCCAGGGGCggcttttgaacggccggggagggggcgctgctggctccaccCGCACTTTGTCAGCTTCCCTCGTGAGGGCTGCCGGGCCTTGGTGGCTCCCTCAAGTGGGCTCGAGTGGCGtggatgccaaaaaaaa from Anas platyrhynchos isolate ZD024472 breed Pekin duck chromosome 2, IASCAAS_PekinDuck_T2T, whole genome shotgun sequence encodes:
- the CX3CR1 gene encoding CX3C chemokine receptor 1 encodes the protein MPLKKGRPGEKKYRGKAARKFIMAEAFPEVTTEYAYDEYAFTCDKTDIQEFGKIFLLIFYIVVFALGLMGNLMVVFAILRAGSKKSITDIYLLNLAVSDLLFVVSLPFWASNTVRGWTLGTIPCTVVSSLYYIGFFGGMFFITVISIDRYLAIVRATYSLKSRTMKQGFLITCGVWATAVLFSVPHFVFSQLLENDCIPVFPQELENIWPVFCNVELNTIGFLIPVCIICYCYCGIIKTLLSCKNQKKTRAIKLTLVVVVVFFLFWSPYNVLIFLETLKHYELFVNCQQIKSLDYAMHLTETVAFSHCCLNPLIYAFAGEKFRKYLYSVCLKYCPCLCFCGPCSRYQVSSSASYAESAVNSNITLNTSDQDGTVFL